Proteins encoded in a region of the Dethiosulfovibrio russensis genome:
- a CDS encoding amidohydrolase — MRAIVNATVITVSGEDLAGATVILKDGKIQSVGATEIPDGTEIIDGRGKILSPGLIDAHTHLGVSTEGSPAEFYDHNDRSASVLPELRIVDSLYPGDPGFEEARMGGVTTVQTLPGSADVVGGTGAIVKTVGNVVDRMIVVAPSSMKAALGENPIRTFQGKSGLPSTRMGCAACLRKALADAQSYIAERSDKKADGKPFKRDLAMEQMTMVIEGKIPLSVHAHRADDICTAIRVAEEFKVSYTIEHCTEGHLIKDFLAEKSVKAAIGPLNTSRRKMELTNRSWELPVALEKQGVHFCIITDHPVIPISDLILETSLAVRAGLGIKTAMRAVTLSAAEHLGIDHMVGSIEEGKDGDLVLWSGHPLEFNSRVEMTFIDGETVYAR, encoded by the coding sequence ATGAGGGCTATAGTCAACGCAACGGTTATAACGGTCTCTGGGGAGGACCTCGCCGGAGCCACGGTTATCCTTAAGGACGGGAAGATCCAATCGGTGGGAGCGACGGAGATTCCGGATGGGACCGAGATCATCGATGGGAGGGGAAAAATTCTCTCCCCCGGCCTGATCGACGCCCATACCCATCTTGGCGTCTCCACCGAGGGCTCCCCTGCGGAGTTCTACGATCACAACGATCGTTCCGCGTCGGTCCTTCCTGAGCTCAGGATAGTGGACTCGCTATACCCTGGTGATCCAGGTTTCGAGGAGGCCAGAATGGGTGGCGTGACCACGGTCCAGACCCTTCCTGGAAGCGCCGACGTGGTCGGTGGAACTGGAGCAATCGTAAAGACGGTCGGAAACGTTGTGGATCGAATGATCGTAGTCGCTCCCTCCTCCATGAAGGCCGCGTTAGGGGAGAATCCCATAAGGACCTTCCAGGGTAAAAGCGGTCTTCCCTCAACCAGGATGGGATGCGCCGCCTGTTTGAGGAAAGCTCTGGCGGATGCCCAGTCCTATATTGCGGAAAGATCCGATAAGAAGGCTGACGGCAAGCCTTTCAAGAGGGATCTGGCCATGGAGCAGATGACCATGGTTATAGAGGGCAAGATCCCTTTAAGCGTACACGCCCACAGGGCCGACGACATCTGCACCGCCATAAGGGTGGCAGAGGAGTTTAAGGTTTCCTACACGATCGAACACTGCACTGAGGGCCATTTAATAAAGGATTTCTTGGCTGAGAAATCTGTGAAGGCCGCAATTGGGCCGCTGAACACGTCCCGAAGGAAGATGGAGCTGACCAACAGAAGCTGGGAGCTCCCTGTCGCGCTTGAAAAACAGGGGGTGCATTTCTGCATCATCACCGATCATCCTGTGATACCGATATCAGACTTGATCCTTGAGACATCCCTGGCGGTCAGGGCCGGACTGGGGATTAAGACCGCCATGAGGGCCGTCACATTAAGCGCCGCGGAGCATCTGGGCATAGACCACATGGTTGGGTCCATTGAGGAAGGCAAAGACGGCGATCTGGTGCTCTGGAGCGGACATCCTCTGGAGTTCAACTCCAGGGTGGAGATGACCTTTATAGACGGAGAGACCGTATATGCTCGTTAG
- a CDS encoding ABC transporter substrate-binding protein has protein sequence MKRVVVLVVLACVLVFIYDSVSVAETVDRYGGTLKWRIVADPPRPDPAQATDTTSTMVIFKYAEGLVKTDPDTMEILPSLAESWEVNDDATRWTFHLRKGVHFQKEAGGEPTLNGGREMVASDVKYSFERHLKMNSPRMTRLESILGYQDFLDGKSDSWEGIDVLDDHTVKFTLSKPFVPFLINLTQAYFVIVPREDCEKWGKDFVFHPVGTGPFVFKSWVHDSKYIMKRNPDYWRKDEEGGSLPYLNGVEYVVIPDNAIAYMEFKKANLDVMPDIPDAFYEKVKGNYKPKGLMVEKPWTGVYYYGFNLMGPPFGDNPTLRRALNYAIDREALNDLVINGRYVPADGVTPPGFFPYEKPIKGYGYDPKKAKALLAEAGYADGFKTVLQINNDQRHRSLGEAIQAQMRDIGVDMSIRVVDWGVHLDTLARGEFEIFRLGWIASPDPDSFLYDLLHSSNWGGKGNRARYKNDKVDDLLERARAETDPKARMTLYNEAEQIIVDDAPWLFLFNYTSSMAWNDSVKGLVLHSAGPDTCDLSVVWKTSK, from the coding sequence ATGAAGAGAGTTGTCGTTTTGGTTGTTTTAGCCTGCGTCCTTGTGTTCATCTATGATTCTGTGTCGGTTGCTGAAACTGTCGATAGGTACGGAGGAACCCTAAAATGGAGGATAGTTGCCGATCCGCCTAGGCCCGATCCAGCTCAAGCTACCGACACGACCTCGACCATGGTGATATTTAAGTACGCCGAGGGGCTGGTCAAGACCGATCCAGACACCATGGAAATCCTTCCTAGCTTGGCAGAGAGCTGGGAAGTCAATGACGACGCAACGCGGTGGACTTTTCACCTTCGCAAGGGAGTTCATTTTCAAAAAGAGGCCGGTGGAGAACCCACGTTAAACGGCGGCAGAGAGATGGTGGCCTCTGACGTCAAGTACTCTTTCGAACGTCATTTAAAGATGAATTCTCCCAGAATGACCAGACTTGAATCCATACTTGGTTATCAGGATTTTCTTGACGGCAAATCGGATAGCTGGGAAGGTATAGATGTTCTGGACGACCATACGGTGAAATTCACCCTGTCCAAGCCTTTCGTGCCGTTCCTCATAAACCTGACTCAGGCCTATTTCGTCATAGTCCCAAGGGAGGACTGCGAAAAGTGGGGAAAGGATTTCGTCTTTCATCCCGTAGGGACAGGTCCCTTCGTCTTCAAAAGCTGGGTCCATGATAGCAAATATATCATGAAGCGAAATCCCGATTACTGGCGTAAAGATGAAGAAGGAGGGAGTCTGCCCTATTTAAATGGAGTCGAATACGTCGTGATTCCGGATAATGCCATAGCCTATATGGAGTTCAAAAAGGCTAATTTGGATGTCATGCCAGATATACCGGATGCCTTTTACGAAAAAGTCAAGGGGAACTACAAACCCAAGGGGCTTATGGTTGAAAAGCCTTGGACCGGAGTGTATTACTACGGGTTCAACCTCATGGGGCCTCCTTTTGGAGATAATCCTACCCTTAGAAGAGCCTTGAATTACGCTATAGACAGAGAAGCTCTTAACGATCTTGTTATAAACGGTCGTTACGTGCCAGCCGATGGCGTAACCCCTCCTGGGTTCTTTCCGTACGAAAAGCCTATAAAAGGTTATGGCTACGATCCTAAAAAAGCAAAGGCGCTTCTTGCCGAGGCAGGTTATGCCGATGGATTCAAGACCGTTCTCCAGATCAACAATGATCAGAGACACAGATCGTTGGGAGAGGCTATTCAAGCTCAGATGAGAGATATCGGAGTGGATATGAGTATAAGGGTGGTAGATTGGGGAGTTCATCTGGATACTTTGGCCAGAGGTGAATTCGAGATATTCCGACTTGGTTGGATTGCGTCACCGGATCCGGACAGTTTCCTCTACGACCTTCTTCATTCTTCCAATTGGGGTGGAAAGGGCAATAGAGCACGTTACAAGAACGATAAGGTGGATGACCTTCTGGAGAGGGCCAGGGCCGAGACCGATCCCAAGGCCAGGATGACCCTCTACAACGAGGCGGAGCAAATCATAGTCGACGATGCTCCGTGGCTTTTCCTGTTTAACTACACGTCCAGCATGGCCTGGAACGACAGTGTCAAAGGGCTAGTCCTCCACAGTGCTGGACCCGATACCTGCGATCTCTCGGTCGTATGGAAGACATCTAAGTAA
- a CDS encoding DUF5058 family protein, translating into MPAEVLRIANSGVVWTIAVLIVLIALIQSLLYIRLAFKTADQIGFSRDLCVKGLRSGTISAIGPSIAVFIVMVGMMSVVGAPITWLRLSIIGAAPTELTAATVGSQAYGVEFGSTSYDLTALATSWWTMTINGVGWLLFVGLFTHKLEALREKVGGGDTKWLAILSGAASLGCFGFLNAGNIKTGIDQLSASAQIEGAGGPLYAAIGGLISMIILLKVAEKVTWLKEYTLGIAMLIGMAFAVVMV; encoded by the coding sequence GTGCCAGCGGAAGTTCTAAGGATAGCCAACAGCGGCGTAGTGTGGACGATAGCTGTGCTTATAGTGCTAATCGCTTTGATTCAATCTTTACTATACATTCGACTAGCCTTTAAAACAGCTGACCAGATCGGATTTTCGAGGGATCTCTGCGTAAAAGGACTCAGATCGGGAACCATATCAGCCATAGGCCCTTCCATAGCGGTCTTTATCGTTATGGTCGGGATGATGTCGGTAGTAGGAGCGCCTATAACCTGGCTCAGACTATCAATAATCGGGGCAGCACCGACCGAGCTGACAGCGGCTACGGTAGGATCCCAAGCATACGGGGTCGAGTTCGGTTCGACATCCTACGACCTGACAGCTCTGGCCACTTCCTGGTGGACCATGACCATAAACGGGGTCGGATGGCTCCTGTTTGTGGGGTTGTTCACTCATAAGCTGGAGGCATTGAGAGAGAAAGTCGGAGGGGGGGACACCAAATGGCTGGCTATCCTCTCCGGTGCAGCCTCTTTGGGATGCTTCGGTTTTCTCAACGCAGGCAATATAAAGACTGGAATAGATCAGCTCTCCGCGTCAGCACAGATAGAGGGAGCGGGGGGCCCCCTCTACGCCGCCATAGGAGGCCTGATCTCCATGATAATCCTGCTAAAGGTCGCCGAGAAGGTCACCTGGCTAAAAGAATACACCCTCGGCATAGCCATGCTGATAGGAATGGCCTTTGCCGTGGTCATGGTATAG
- a CDS encoding M20 family metallopeptidase — protein MRDDIRRSIIDFVDSNTDKILDFTSRLIKANSVNPPGDEREVADVAAREIRSLGLDCEILDHGANYRSVIATVGKTKDVPGIMLNGHLDTVPPGEITWDRDPFSGEVEGGYIYGRGSSDMKAGDAAMTYATAALAASGVALRGPLTLALSSSEETVSMGAKAIASSDSVKEIGTVLIAEPTNLEIYTAEKGCFWITVTAKGKTAHGSMPQCGVNALEGLCDFLWKLRSRWVEFQSQPHQDLGPSTASVNLMSGGVGTNVIPDLATASVDIRTIPGQDHQELLKEMSDWANQLMRDRPGLDISIKVLNDRAPYEIDKGHPAVKSLADQVEQLLSVSPIKKAVAFYTDASIFGPHCGLPVVIFGPGDPTMAHQPNERSDTASIVKATKLIALWAAEQLS, from the coding sequence ATGAGAGACGATATCAGGCGATCCATAATAGACTTCGTGGACAGCAATACCGACAAGATCCTTGATTTCACGTCACGGCTCATAAAGGCCAACTCGGTAAACCCTCCTGGAGACGAAAGGGAGGTTGCCGACGTGGCGGCAAGGGAGATCAGATCGTTAGGGCTGGACTGCGAGATATTGGACCACGGCGCGAACTACCGAAGCGTGATAGCAACGGTGGGCAAAACCAAGGACGTTCCAGGGATCATGTTAAACGGCCATCTGGATACGGTTCCGCCAGGCGAGATCACATGGGACAGGGATCCTTTCTCAGGCGAGGTGGAAGGAGGCTACATCTACGGCAGAGGATCCTCCGACATGAAGGCCGGAGACGCAGCGATGACATACGCGACCGCCGCCCTCGCTGCATCGGGAGTGGCACTGAGGGGGCCCCTTACGCTGGCCCTGTCCTCCAGCGAGGAAACCGTAAGCATGGGGGCCAAGGCCATAGCCTCATCGGACTCGGTGAAGGAGATAGGAACTGTCCTCATCGCTGAGCCAACCAACCTGGAGATCTACACCGCCGAGAAGGGCTGTTTTTGGATCACAGTGACGGCTAAGGGAAAGACCGCCCACGGATCGATGCCGCAATGTGGGGTAAACGCCCTGGAGGGGCTGTGCGATTTCCTGTGGAAGCTCAGATCCAGATGGGTCGAATTCCAGAGCCAACCTCACCAGGATCTCGGTCCCTCCACGGCCAGCGTAAACCTGATGTCGGGAGGTGTCGGAACCAACGTCATACCGGACCTGGCCACAGCCAGCGTGGACATAAGGACCATCCCAGGACAGGACCATCAGGAGCTTCTGAAGGAGATGAGCGATTGGGCGAATCAGCTGATGCGAGACAGGCCAGGGCTTGATATATCGATCAAGGTGCTGAACGATCGCGCTCCGTACGAGATAGACAAGGGACATCCTGCGGTGAAATCCCTTGCAGACCAGGTGGAGCAGCTTCTGTCCGTATCCCCCATAAAAAAAGCGGTGGCTTTCTACACCGACGCATCCATATTCGGGCCTCACTGCGGCCTTCCGGTCGTCATATTCGGACCAGGAGATCCAACAATGGCACATCAGCCCAACGAGAGATCGGACACGGCCTCTATCGTTAAGGCGACTAAACTGATAGCCCTCTGGGCCGCGGAACAACTGAGCTAA